One segment of Capricornis sumatraensis isolate serow.1 chromosome 23, serow.2, whole genome shotgun sequence DNA contains the following:
- the ITPRIP gene encoding inositol 1,4,5-trisphosphate receptor-interacting protein, with protein sequence MALGLFRVCLVVVTAIINHPLLFPRENATVPENEEEIIRQMQAHQEKLQLEQLRLEEEMARLAADKEAEKEALEQVAEEGQQQNESRTAWDLWSTLCMILFLVIEVWRQDHQDAPSPECLGSDEDELPDLEGAPLRGLTLPNRATLDHFYERCIRGATADAARTREFVEGFVDDLLEALRSLCSRDSDMEVEDFIGVDSMYENWQVNKPLLCDLFVPFMPPEPYHFHPELWCSSRSVPLDRQGYGQIKVVRADEDTLGCICGKTKLGEDMLCLLHGRNNMVHHGSKAADPLCAPNSPYLDTMRVMKWFQTALTRAWHRIEHKYEFDLAFGQLDTPGSLKIRFRSGKFMPFNLIPVIQCDDSDLYFVSHLAREPGGGTRASSTDWLLSFAVYERHFLRVTSKALPEGACHLSCLQIASFLLSKQSRLTGPSGLGNYHLKTALLHLLLARRPADWKAEQLDARLHELLCFLEKSLLEKKLQHFFIGNRKVPEAMGLPEAVRRAEPLNLFRPFVLQRSLYRKTVDSFYEMLKNAPALISEYSLHIPSDHASLPPKTVIL encoded by the coding sequence ATGGCCCTGGGGCTTTTCCGGGTGTGCCTAGTGGTGGTGACGGCCATCATCAACCACCCGCTGCTGTTCCCGCGAGAGAACGCCACGGTCCCCGAGAACGAGGAGGAGATCATCCGTCAGATGCAGGCGCACCAGGAGAAGCTGCAGCTGGAGCAGCTGCGCCTAGAGGAGGAGATGGCGCGGCTGGCGGCCGACAAGGAGGCCGAGAAGGAGGCATTGGAGCAGGTGGCAGAGGAGGGCCAGCAGCAGAATGAGAGCCGCACCGCCTGGGACCTGTGGAGCACTCTCTGCATGATCCTCTTCCTGGTGATCGAGGTGTGGCGGCAAGACCACCAGGACGCGCCCTCGCCCGAGTGCCTGGGCTCGGATGAGGACGAGCTGCCCGACCTGGAGGGCGCCCCGCTCCGGGGCCTCACCCTGCCCAACAGGGCCACGCTCGACCACTTCTACGAGCGCTGCATCCGGGGAGCCACAGCTGACGCCGCCCGCACCCGGGAGTTTGTGGAAGGCTTCGTGGATGACTTGCTGGAAGCCCTGAGGAGCCTGTGCAGCCGGGACTCGGACATGGAGGTGGAGGACTTCATCGGCGTGGACAGCATGTACGAGAACTGGCAGGTGAACAAGCCTCTGCTGTGCGACCTCTTCGTACCCTTCATGCCCCCGGAGCCCTACCACTTCCACCCAGAGCTCTGGTGCTCTAGCCGCTCTGTGCCTTTGGATCGCCAGGGCTATGGCCAGATCAAGGTGGTCCGGGCCGACGAGGACACGCTGGGCTGTATCTGCGGCAAGACCAAGCTTGGAGAAGACATGCTGTGTCTCCTCCACGGCAGGAACAACATGGTGCACCACGGCAGCAAGGCAGCAGACCCGCTGTGCGCCCCCAACTCCCCGTACCTGGACACCATGCGCGTCATGAAGTGGTTCCAGACCGCCCTCACCAGAGCCTGGCACCGCATCGAGCACAAGTATGAGTTCGACCTGGCCTTTGGCCAGCTGGACACCCCGGGGTCCCTCAAGATCAGGTTCCGCTCGGGGAAGTTCATGCCCTTCAACCTGATTCCCGTGATCCAGTGTGACGACTCCGATCTATACTTCGTCTCCCACCTTGCCCGGGAGCCTGGCGGGGGTACCCGGGCATCCAGCACCGATTGGCTTCTGTCCTTCGCTGTCTATGAGCGCCACTTCCTCAGGGTAACCTCGAAGGCGCTGCCAGAGGGCGCCTGCCACCTCAGCTGCTTGCAGATCGCCTCCTTCCTGCTCTCCAAGCAGAGCCGCCTGACCGGCCCCAGCGGGTTGGGCAACTACCACCTGAAGACCGCCCTTCTGCACCTCTTGCTCGCCCGGCGGCCTGCCGACTGGAAAGCCGAGCAGCTCGACGCTCGTCTCCACGAATTGCTCTGCTTCCTGGAGAAGAGCCTGCTGGAGAAGAAGCTCCAGCACTTTTTCATCGGCAACCGCAAGGTGCCAGAGGCGATGGGGCTCCCTGAGGCCGTGCGCAGGGCGGAGCCTCTCAACCTCTTCCGGCCCTTCGTCCTACAGCGAAGTCTCTACCGGAAGACAGTGGACTCCTTCTATGAAATGCTCAAGAATGCCCCAGCGCTCATTAGCGAGTACTCCCTCCATATTCCCTCAGACCATGCCAGCCTGCCCCCGAAAACTGTCATCTTGTAG